The proteins below are encoded in one region of Syntrophotalea carbinolica DSM 2380:
- the yjgA gene encoding ribosome biogenesis factor YjgA, with protein MDDIVQERQPSRSAKKRAAKAVEDMAAHLVELGDADFRRLPLTGEILQAIEETRRIKAFGARKRQLKHLAGMFRRDEDSVQVAEAFLADIQHGRQQAAADFHQLEALRERLCDPEGFDAALEEIRRKMPAADLGKIRRLAESARLHKDKRAFRELFRLLKAAYPEQL; from the coding sequence ATGGACGATATTGTACAGGAACGGCAGCCCAGCCGCAGTGCCAAGAAACGTGCCGCCAAGGCCGTGGAAGACATGGCCGCGCATCTGGTCGAACTGGGGGACGCGGATTTCCGTCGTTTGCCCCTTACCGGCGAAATTCTGCAGGCTATCGAAGAGACGCGCCGCATCAAAGCCTTTGGCGCCCGTAAGCGGCAACTTAAACATCTGGCCGGCATGTTCCGGCGGGACGAAGACAGCGTGCAGGTTGCGGAAGCGTTTCTTGCGGATATCCAGCATGGCCGGCAACAAGCCGCTGCCGATTTTCATCAACTGGAGGCGTTGCGTGAGCGCCTCTGCGATCCGGAGGGTTTCGATGCCGCGCTGGAAGAGATTCGCCGGAAAATGCCCGCTGCCGATCTCGGCAAGATTCGGCGGCTGGCGGAAAGTGCGCGGCTACATAAGGATAAGCGCGCCTTCCGGGAACTGTTTCGGTTGCTCAAGGCGGCCTATCCGGAACAACTTTGA
- the dtd gene encoding D-aminoacyl-tRNA deacylase — MRAVLQRVTQAHVSVDEEIVGAIGPGLMVLLGVEQGDGPQDAAQLAKKTAELRVFEDAEGKMNRSVEDIGGQLLVVSQFTLAADCRKGRRPGFSRAAAADTANSLYLDYIEQLRQRGLTVATGRFQAMMQVHLVNDGPVTFLLDSHKVF; from the coding sequence GTGAGGGCGGTGCTGCAACGGGTAACGCAGGCCCATGTCAGCGTCGACGAGGAGATCGTCGGTGCGATCGGCCCGGGGCTGATGGTGCTGCTCGGCGTGGAACAGGGGGACGGGCCTCAGGATGCCGCGCAACTGGCCAAAAAAACTGCCGAATTGCGGGTGTTTGAGGACGCCGAGGGAAAGATGAACCGTTCGGTGGAGGATATCGGCGGGCAATTGCTGGTGGTCTCCCAATTTACCCTCGCGGCCGATTGCCGCAAGGGGCGCCGCCCCGGATTTTCCCGCGCCGCCGCCGCCGACACGGCCAATAGCCTGTATCTGGACTACATCGAACAGCTGCGACAGCGCGGGCTGACGGTGGCCACCGGACGTTTTCAAGCCATGATGCAGGTGCACCTGGTAAACGATGGCCCGGTTACTTTTCTTCTCGACAGCCATAAGGTATTCTGA
- the prmA gene encoding 50S ribosomal protein L11 methyltransferase, with the protein MNEFWLQINIIVPAAGIDLVCHEMTELGSAGITVEERALDTFVVPDPDADIPETLILKVYFPPEIEPEQLARQVAERLAWLAPLIPGLEVVTPEISRVRAEDWAENWKQHFGIQRIGSRLVIRPTWEAFSPDPQDAVLTLDPGMAFGTGSHATTRLCLEALAELYETPPGPQRVLDVGTGSGILAVAAALLGAGQVLGCDIDETACQVALDNARQNGVIEQIAVTLDPLETLGGDFDVVLANILAEENARLAPELVHRLAPGGVLILSGILNEKEQLVIDAFAGRGLTGPDIRRQDEWSCLCYIKEA; encoded by the coding sequence ATGAATGAATTCTGGTTGCAAATCAATATTATCGTACCGGCCGCCGGTATCGATCTGGTGTGTCATGAAATGACCGAACTGGGTTCTGCCGGCATTACCGTGGAAGAGCGTGCCCTGGATACTTTCGTGGTCCCCGACCCGGATGCCGATATTCCGGAAACCCTCATCCTGAAGGTGTATTTCCCTCCGGAGATCGAACCGGAGCAACTTGCACGGCAGGTTGCCGAGCGCTTGGCCTGGCTTGCGCCCCTGATCCCCGGCCTGGAGGTGGTTACGCCGGAAATCAGCCGGGTACGCGCCGAAGATTGGGCGGAGAACTGGAAGCAGCATTTTGGCATTCAGCGTATCGGTTCGCGTCTGGTCATCCGCCCGACCTGGGAGGCCTTCAGTCCCGATCCTCAGGACGCCGTTCTGACCCTCGATCCCGGCATGGCCTTCGGAACGGGCAGCCATGCCACCACCCGTCTGTGCCTCGAAGCTCTTGCCGAGTTGTATGAAACCCCACCGGGCCCGCAGCGGGTTCTCGATGTGGGTACCGGTTCCGGTATTCTGGCGGTGGCGGCTGCGCTGCTCGGGGCTGGCCAGGTGTTGGGCTGCGATATCGACGAAACGGCGTGCCAGGTAGCGCTGGACAATGCCCGGCAAAACGGTGTGATCGAGCAGATCGCCGTGACCCTGGATCCGCTGGAAACACTGGGGGGGGATTTTGATGTTGTGCTGGCCAATATCCTGGCCGAGGAAAATGCGCGGCTGGCCCCCGAACTGGTGCATCGGCTGGCGCCCGGCGGCGTGTTGATCCTGTCCGGCATTCTGAACGAAAAAGAACAACTGGTTATAGACGCTTTCGCCGGCCGCGGATTGACGGGGCCCGATATTCGCCGGCAGGACGAATGGTCTTGTCTGTGCTATATCAAGGAAGCCTGA
- a CDS encoding response regulator, producing MRVLVVEDEKKVASFIKRGLEEEDFTVDVAFDGEEGLYLAENNPYDIILMDLMLPKKDGLEVIKELRTKDVTTPVLCLTAKDAVEDIVSGLDSGSDDYLTKPFAFSELLARVKALLRRSAKDRGAEIYFADLRLDPVSHKVWRSDQEIDLTAKEYALLEYFMRNPNQVLTRAMIAEHVWDYTFDSFTNIIDVYVNYLRKKVDRDFDKKLIHTVRGVGYVLKEG from the coding sequence ATGCGTGTACTCGTGGTAGAAGACGAAAAAAAAGTAGCCAGCTTTATCAAACGGGGTCTGGAAGAGGAAGACTTCACCGTAGATGTAGCCTTTGATGGTGAAGAGGGGCTCTACCTGGCTGAAAATAATCCTTACGATATCATCCTGATGGACCTCATGCTGCCCAAGAAAGACGGCCTTGAAGTCATCAAGGAATTGCGAACCAAGGACGTAACCACTCCGGTATTGTGCCTGACCGCCAAGGACGCTGTTGAAGATATCGTCTCCGGCCTCGATTCGGGCAGCGACGACTATCTGACCAAGCCCTTTGCCTTCAGCGAACTGCTGGCTCGCGTCAAAGCCCTGCTGCGGCGCAGCGCCAAGGATCGTGGTGCGGAGATCTATTTTGCCGACCTGCGCCTTGACCCTGTTTCGCACAAGGTCTGGCGATCCGATCAGGAGATCGATCTGACAGCCAAGGAATACGCTTTGCTCGAATACTTCATGCGCAATCCCAATCAGGTGCTCACCCGGGCCATGATCGCCGAGCACGTATGGGACTACACCTTCGATTCTTTCACCAATATCATCGATGTGTATGTCAATTACCTGCGCAAGAAAGTCGACCGGGATTTCGACAAAAAGCTTATTCACACCGTGCGCGGCGTGGGGTACGTCCTCAAGGAGGGCTGA
- a CDS encoding 16S rRNA (uracil(1498)-N(3))-methyltransferase: protein MHRFFIAPDVLRHDHIALTDEILRHMAVLRLARGAEILLLDGLGNLCHCRIDHLDRKSGSAMVLSRCTQQETAFPVELMQALPKADKMELVLQKGTELGITGFTPLQTSRSVPRLKPERETQRHQRWLRIIREAARQCRRPLLPSLAAIRPLDEALGQCRSELRLMLWEEGSQPLDAVLPERIPAGAAVLIGPEGGFSREEAETARQHGFVPVLFGPRILRSETAGFAAATILQYRYGDLAGRV, encoded by the coding sequence ATGCACCGCTTTTTTATCGCTCCGGATGTCTTGCGGCACGATCACATCGCTTTGACCGATGAGATTCTGCGGCACATGGCGGTACTGCGCCTTGCCAGGGGAGCGGAAATTCTGTTGCTTGACGGCCTCGGTAATCTCTGTCATTGCCGCATCGATCATCTGGACCGCAAATCCGGTTCGGCCATGGTGCTGAGCCGTTGCACTCAGCAGGAGACGGCTTTTCCCGTGGAGCTTATGCAGGCCCTGCCCAAGGCTGACAAAATGGAGCTGGTGCTGCAAAAGGGCACCGAATTGGGCATTACAGGGTTCACCCCGCTGCAGACCAGTCGCAGCGTTCCAAGACTTAAACCCGAGCGCGAGACACAACGGCATCAACGCTGGCTGCGCATCATTCGTGAAGCGGCGCGTCAATGCCGGCGGCCGCTGTTGCCGTCCCTGGCTGCGATCCGCCCGCTGGATGAGGCCCTTGGCCAATGTCGGAGCGAACTGCGTCTGATGCTGTGGGAAGAAGGCAGCCAACCCCTGGATGCGGTGCTGCCGGAGCGGATTCCGGCCGGAGCAGCCGTCCTGATCGGACCGGAAGGCGGATTTTCCCGGGAAGAAGCCGAGACGGCCAGACAGCACGGGTTTGTCCCGGTCTTGTTCGGTCCGCGTATTTTGCGCAGCGAGACCGCCGGATTCGCTGCTGCAACCATACTGCAATACCGTTATGGCGACCTGGCTGGCAGAGTTTGA
- a CDS encoding GspIIEN domain-containing protein: MASNLLKLLVRTGMLPKNMAAKVQAHARHAGIAASTSTLILIPLGEDRLAQLLSRQLDLPCFEPRQLQNLPPVMREFLSMEQALKFRALPIRLGQQGLVVAMADPSDRENMQALASLIGYPLAPLVAPECRLIQAIERCYDRQLPDREQLLLEKMRPAAAMFGPPVEEDIDEAMLEEAEVIDDEIPPKTAITLAELSEKLAAARCRDDVADTLIDHLSGQFDRMGLFLLKNGELRGWRALVGHRLHPEFHNVKITVTGSNLLHAVLSEQNPFLGRVPEPRLLKQLVNALGASCEKAIMLPLILAGRSVGMLFAEEAGQTGSERVTELQNLLAKTACALEILILRNKLTRP, from the coding sequence ATGGCAAGCAACCTGCTGAAGCTGCTGGTACGCACCGGTATGCTTCCCAAAAATATGGCCGCCAAGGTGCAGGCACATGCCAGGCATGCCGGAATCGCCGCCAGTACCAGCACGCTCATCCTGATCCCCCTGGGTGAAGACCGCCTTGCGCAGCTGCTCAGCAGACAGCTCGACCTTCCCTGCTTCGAACCCCGCCAGCTACAAAACCTGCCGCCTGTTATGCGTGAATTCCTGTCCATGGAGCAAGCGCTGAAATTTCGGGCCTTACCGATACGACTGGGACAGCAGGGACTGGTCGTCGCCATGGCCGACCCGAGCGACCGGGAAAACATGCAGGCGCTGGCCAGCCTGATCGGTTATCCGCTGGCCCCCCTGGTGGCGCCTGAATGCCGGCTGATACAAGCCATCGAACGCTGCTACGACCGGCAGCTGCCCGATCGGGAGCAGTTGTTGTTGGAAAAGATGCGGCCTGCAGCCGCTATGTTCGGCCCGCCCGTGGAAGAGGACATCGACGAAGCCATGTTGGAAGAGGCGGAGGTGATCGACGACGAGATCCCGCCGAAAACCGCGATAACCCTCGCCGAATTGAGTGAAAAACTGGCTGCGGCTCGCTGCCGTGATGACGTGGCGGACACGCTTATCGACCACCTGTCCGGACAATTCGATCGCATGGGACTGTTTCTGTTGAAGAATGGAGAATTACGCGGCTGGCGGGCTCTGGTCGGGCATCGGTTACACCCCGAATTTCACAATGTTAAAATCACGGTGACAGGCAGCAACCTGCTGCATGCGGTGCTGTCGGAGCAAAACCCGTTTCTTGGCCGTGTACCCGAACCGCGGTTGTTGAAACAGCTGGTTAACGCCTTGGGTGCCTCCTGCGAAAAAGCCATCATGCTGCCATTGATTCTGGCCGGGCGATCGGTAGGCATGCTGTTCGCGGAAGAGGCCGGTCAAACCGGCAGCGAACGGGTGACGGAGCTGCAGAATCTGTTGGCCAAGACCGCCTGCGCTTTGGAGATCCTCATTCTGCGCAACAAGCTCACCCGGCCATAA
- a CDS encoding deoxyribonuclease IV yields the protein MLLGAHVSIAGGVSRAFSRAQEIGATAMQIFTKNANRWQAKPLPDKEIKAFAAARENCNVASVIAHDSYLINLAAADGEKRHRSLAAFVDEMERCAALGIGGLVMHPGAHLDAGEDIGLQRIAEAFRSIFAAAPPQVTVLLENTAGQGSYLGYRLEHLAAIMERVPEGRFGVCFDTCHAFAAGYDLSSANGYQKVMEECEHLFGTGRIAAFHLNDSKKEQGSRVDRHAHIGEGCIALEAFAALMQDVRFESVPKILETAPGDHNCFHLKELALLRQLAEQRA from the coding sequence ATGCTGCTTGGAGCCCATGTATCCATCGCCGGCGGGGTCAGTCGCGCTTTTTCGCGGGCACAGGAGATCGGTGCCACCGCCATGCAGATCTTTACCAAAAATGCCAACCGGTGGCAGGCCAAGCCCTTGCCCGACAAGGAGATAAAGGCCTTCGCCGCGGCCCGGGAAAACTGCAACGTAGCCTCGGTCATCGCCCATGACAGCTATCTTATCAATCTGGCGGCAGCCGACGGCGAAAAACGCCATCGCTCCCTGGCCGCATTTGTCGATGAAATGGAGCGTTGTGCCGCCCTGGGGATCGGTGGCTTGGTCATGCACCCCGGCGCCCATCTCGATGCCGGCGAAGATATCGGTCTGCAGCGCATTGCCGAAGCGTTTCGCAGCATCTTCGCGGCGGCGCCGCCGCAGGTTACGGTACTGCTGGAAAATACCGCCGGTCAGGGCAGCTATCTGGGCTATCGCCTGGAGCACCTGGCCGCCATCATGGAGCGGGTTCCCGAAGGGCGTTTCGGCGTCTGTTTCGACACCTGCCATGCGTTTGCCGCCGGTTACGATCTGAGCTCGGCAAACGGGTATCAAAAAGTGATGGAGGAATGCGAGCATCTTTTCGGTACCGGGCGCATCGCCGCTTTTCACCTTAACGATTCCAAAAAGGAGCAAGGCTCCCGAGTCGACCGGCATGCCCATATCGGCGAGGGGTGCATCGCTTTGGAGGCTTTTGCCGCCTTGATGCAGGATGTCCGGTTCGAGAGCGTTCCCAAGATTCTCGAAACCGCACCCGGGGATCACAACTGCTTTCATCTGAAAGAGTTGGCCCTGTTGCGGCAACTGGCGGAGCAGCGCGCGTGA
- a CDS encoding RDD family protein, whose product MKCPKCGFQSFNYLATCKKCGRDLSQIRDKFRLGDPVLPETIDSHPAAAPPMPEDPFETLLPDEKDISTAANLASLPDEETDTALSEYIEDINTVDPELAETLDPDMDWSAEGVTVDSFDLGDELAEPVLSEEESLPKLADDTIEPAGSADPEPEAVPVYAAEQRSEKSFEDMATVEEASDFSTNDLDFEDDADLDAWLLDGEEPSWRRAVPEPLSEADLADPLGDDFGSASVGGDFPPFDDLQQTELPFENDMKKASVAARMLAFVLDTGLLALLLALFVMAGEYLRRGTGVFEWPQPQQLADQVGPYFLVFFGLSFGYFTLFHYLGGQTPGKMAGKLLVVDISGEPLQLSQAFLRTVGGLICLLPGGLGFCSMLLNREGRGWNDRLAGSIVVAAEDGVLFQGDE is encoded by the coding sequence ATGAAGTGTCCCAAGTGCGGTTTTCAGAGTTTTAACTACCTGGCCACCTGTAAGAAATGTGGTCGGGATCTGTCCCAGATACGTGACAAATTCCGCCTTGGCGACCCTGTCCTGCCTGAAACGATTGACAGCCATCCGGCGGCGGCGCCGCCCATGCCCGAAGACCCGTTTGAAACCCTGTTGCCGGACGAAAAAGACATCTCGACCGCCGCCAATCTGGCCAGCCTGCCGGATGAAGAGACGGACACGGCATTGTCCGAGTACATCGAGGACATAAACACCGTGGATCCGGAGCTTGCGGAAACCCTGGATCCGGATATGGACTGGAGTGCGGAGGGGGTGACTGTCGACTCGTTCGACCTGGGTGACGAGCTGGCCGAACCCGTTCTGTCTGAAGAAGAGTCTTTGCCGAAGCTGGCCGATGATACCATCGAACCTGCCGGATCTGCTGATCCGGAGCCTGAAGCCGTGCCGGTTTACGCAGCGGAGCAGCGGTCCGAGAAAAGCTTTGAGGATATGGCGACGGTCGAAGAGGCCTCCGATTTTTCCACCAACGATTTAGACTTCGAGGATGATGCGGATCTCGATGCCTGGCTGCTCGATGGAGAAGAGCCCTCCTGGCGTCGGGCCGTGCCGGAGCCTCTTTCGGAGGCAGACCTGGCGGACCCCCTCGGGGACGATTTCGGTTCTGCTTCGGTGGGTGGCGATTTTCCCCCGTTCGACGATCTGCAACAGACCGAACTGCCCTTCGAAAACGATATGAAGAAGGCATCGGTAGCCGCTCGGATGCTGGCGTTTGTGCTCGATACGGGGTTGTTGGCCCTGCTCCTTGCCCTGTTTGTCATGGCGGGGGAATATCTGCGGCGCGGGACGGGCGTTTTCGAGTGGCCGCAACCACAGCAATTAGCCGATCAGGTCGGGCCCTATTTCCTGGTGTTTTTCGGATTGTCCTTCGGTTATTTCACCCTGTTTCATTATCTCGGCGGCCAGACGCCGGGCAAAATGGCCGGCAAACTGCTGGTTGTCGATATCAGCGGCGAACCCTTGCAGCTTTCCCAGGCCTTTTTGCGCACCGTCGGCGGGTTGATCTGCTTGTTGCCGGGGGGGCTGGGTTTCTGCAGCATGCTGCTGAACCGCGAAGGGCGAGGATGGAACGACCGTTTGGCAGGCAGTATAGTGGTTGCTGCCGAAGACGGTGTGTTGTTTCAGGGGGACGAGTAA
- a CDS encoding hydroxyacylglutathione hydrolase family protein has product MKVGNLEIVQIPAGEMKNFSYLLYCPVSRQGLAVDPSLEPQRLLDAIEAHNVKLTWLVNTHGHRDHVAGNGLILEATGAALAAHPLALPKLDRSLADGDVLTVGDTAVEIVHTPGHTPADITLHLPGALLTGDTLFVTKVGRADMAGSDPAALYASLRRLAAFPGETLVFPGHDYGPQPHSTIAFERQHNPYLRCPDLESFLALRMG; this is encoded by the coding sequence ATGAAAGTGGGAAACCTGGAAATTGTGCAGATTCCGGCCGGGGAGATGAAAAACTTCTCCTACCTGCTGTACTGCCCCGTCAGCCGTCAGGGCCTGGCCGTCGATCCGTCGCTGGAACCCCAGCGACTGCTCGATGCTATCGAAGCACACAACGTCAAACTGACCTGGCTGGTCAACACCCATGGACACCGCGACCACGTGGCCGGCAACGGCCTGATCCTGGAGGCCACCGGCGCTGCGCTGGCAGCGCATCCGCTGGCCTTGCCGAAGCTGGATCGGTCTCTTGCGGATGGGGACGTGCTTACGGTGGGCGATACGGCGGTAGAAATCGTGCACACTCCGGGTCATACGCCGGCGGATATCACCCTGCACCTGCCTGGCGCACTGTTGACCGGGGACACCCTGTTTGTGACCAAGGTCGGCCGGGCCGACATGGCGGGCAGCGATCCGGCGGCCCTGTATGCCAGTTTACGGCGGCTGGCCGCTTTTCCCGGAGAGACCCTGGTCTTTCCGGGACACGACTATGGGCCCCAGCCCCATTCCACCATAGCGTTTGAACGGCAGCACAATCCTTACCTGCGCTGCCCCGACCTGGAGAGTTTTCTGGCTTTACGCATGGGTTAA
- the dapF gene encoding diaminopimelate epimerase — protein sequence MKFAKMHGAGNDYVYVNCFEQTIDDPAEMARKVSNRNFGIGSDGLILILPSEVADVRMRMFNSDGSESEMCGNGIRCVAKYAYDHGLVEKKEITAETGAGILTLQLFTNDRDKVERVRVNMGKPRLTRGEIPMTGSPEEQVINAELKVLDRTFHITCVSMGNPHCIIFVDNVDEFPVAKYGPIIENDPMFPNRTNVEFIEIVSTTEIKQRTWERGAGETLACGTGSSAVTVACVLNERTERRLLNHLLGGDLEMEWAEDGSVYMTGPAVQVFEGVFDPQ from the coding sequence ATGAAATTTGCAAAAATGCACGGAGCCGGCAATGACTACGTTTACGTCAACTGCTTCGAGCAAACCATCGATGACCCCGCAGAAATGGCTCGCAAGGTCAGCAATCGCAACTTCGGTATCGGTTCGGATGGTCTGATTCTGATTCTTCCCTCCGAAGTCGCCGATGTGCGCATGCGCATGTTCAACTCTGATGGCAGCGAATCGGAGATGTGCGGCAACGGTATCCGTTGCGTTGCCAAATACGCTTATGACCACGGCCTGGTGGAAAAGAAAGAAATCACCGCGGAGACCGGCGCAGGTATTCTTACCCTGCAGCTGTTTACCAACGACCGCGATAAGGTCGAGCGGGTGCGGGTCAATATGGGCAAGCCGCGGTTGACGCGTGGTGAAATTCCCATGACCGGCAGTCCCGAAGAGCAGGTCATCAATGCGGAGCTGAAAGTTCTCGACCGCACCTTTCATATCACCTGCGTTTCCATGGGCAATCCCCATTGCATCATTTTTGTGGATAATGTGGATGAATTCCCGGTCGCCAAATACGGCCCGATCATCGAAAACGATCCCATGTTTCCCAATCGCACCAACGTCGAGTTCATCGAAATCGTCTCGACCACGGAAATCAAGCAACGCACCTGGGAACGCGGCGCCGGCGAGACCTTGGCCTGCGGTACCGGTTCCTCGGCGGTCACCGTCGCTTGCGTTCTGAACGAGCGTACCGAGCGCCGTTTGCTCAATCATCTGCTGGGCGGCGATCTGGAGATGGAATGGGCCGAAGATGGCAGCGTCTATATGACCGGCCCGGCGGTGCAGGTTTTCGAGGGGGTTTTCGATCCCCAATGA
- the trxA gene encoding thioredoxin TrxA has translation MASDKIVHLSDNSFDADVLKSSEPVLVDFWASWCGPCKAIAPAIDELAEQFDGQVKIGKINVDENPATPSNYGVRGIPTLILFKDGQVVDQVVGAVPKGQLEALIKKAL, from the coding sequence ATGGCAAGCGACAAGATTGTACATCTTTCCGATAACAGTTTCGATGCCGATGTCCTGAAATCCTCCGAACCGGTACTGGTTGACTTCTGGGCCTCCTGGTGCGGCCCCTGCAAGGCGATTGCTCCGGCAATCGACGAACTGGCCGAACAGTTCGACGGACAGGTCAAAATCGGCAAGATCAACGTCGATGAAAACCCCGCAACTCCCAGCAATTACGGTGTGCGCGGCATTCCGACGCTGATTCTGTTCAAAGACGGCCAGGTCGTCGACCAGGTCGTCGGCGCTGTGCCCAAAGGGCAGCTCGAAGCCCTGATCAAAAAGGCCCTCTGA
- a CDS encoding HIT family protein: MNCPMCTRWQDQPQLRIAEFEHCYAMLNGDQFFPGYTLLFTKRHVTELFHLQPAVRQAVMEEVSRMAAALASVYNPAKMNYELLGNMVPHMHWHLVPRQTTDPLWPRPIWSEPHEDCLLSDDRYVQAIRSIRAALGLID, encoded by the coding sequence ATGAATTGTCCCATGTGTACACGCTGGCAGGATCAGCCGCAGTTGCGGATCGCCGAGTTCGAGCACTGCTACGCCATGCTCAACGGCGATCAGTTCTTCCCGGGTTATACCCTGCTGTTTACCAAGCGGCATGTGACCGAGCTGTTTCACCTGCAGCCGGCCGTTCGGCAGGCGGTCATGGAAGAGGTCAGCCGCATGGCGGCAGCCCTGGCATCCGTTTATAATCCGGCCAAGATGAATTACGAGCTGCTCGGTAATATGGTGCCCCATATGCACTGGCACCTGGTGCCGCGCCAGACCACCGATCCGCTGTGGCCGCGCCCCATCTGGAGCGAGCCCCACGAAGATTGCCTGCTGTCCGATGATCGGTATGTCCAGGCGATTCGCAGCATCCGCGCCGCGCTTGGGCTGATAGACTAA
- a CDS encoding pyrimidine 5'-nucleotidase yields the protein MECILFDLDNTLYPPRCNLFGLIDKRINSYMHEVVGIPLDEVDTLRRRYWQDYGVTMQGLMRHHHVDPEDYLHYVHDVDVASRLQAEPELRQALVSLAQPKVIFTNSSRAHTDRVLGALGIADLFDQVFDIRVADYMPKPYVQPYHRVLEHLGLTGSQCVMVEDSVANLKPAKALGMTTILVGNAAVEPFVDRQLAEVVQLPEVLANWAAIGGCATVGGE from the coding sequence ATGGAATGCATCCTGTTCGATCTTGACAATACCCTCTATCCGCCCCGCTGCAATCTGTTCGGGCTCATCGACAAGCGGATCAACAGCTACATGCACGAGGTGGTGGGTATCCCCCTGGACGAGGTCGATACTTTACGCCGCCGGTACTGGCAGGATTACGGCGTCACCATGCAGGGTCTCATGCGCCATCACCATGTCGACCCCGAGGACTATCTGCACTATGTGCACGACGTGGATGTCGCCAGCCGTTTGCAGGCCGAACCCGAACTGCGACAGGCGCTGGTTTCCCTGGCGCAGCCCAAGGTGATTTTTACCAACAGCAGTCGCGCGCATACCGACCGGGTGCTCGGCGCTCTGGGGATCGCCGATCTGTTCGACCAGGTATTCGATATCCGGGTGGCCGATTATATGCCAAAACCCTATGTCCAGCCGTATCACAGAGTGCTTGAGCATCTTGGCTTGACCGGCAGCCAGTGCGTTATGGTGGAAGACAGCGTTGCCAATCTCAAGCCGGCCAAGGCGCTGGGGATGACCACCATTCTGGTAGGCAACGCAGCCGTCGAGCCCTTTGTCGACCGGCAGTTGGCCGAAGTGGTGCAATTGCCCGAGGTGCTGGCGAATTGGGCAGCCATCGGTGGCTGCGCGACGGTGGGAGGAGAGTGA